The following coding sequences lie in one Chanos chanos chromosome 4, fChaCha1.1, whole genome shotgun sequence genomic window:
- the LOC115810457 gene encoding uncharacterized protein LOC115810457: protein MAPGRKRGGGMNPSRWPGPGFEMNSAVPPPHDRSWPDPPRGGFRDCPGPGFRDAPMIMGPYDPNDEIGSGIPPAPYEPYDVMPPGPYDPYDLRPPPGPVNPMLRDAEYRFREDLELDRAMMRETSEFLINGHPVNERCFPVLEFDHSPELLLIPNRGFRQMDERGPMERGYFPPVDSHVSLGFGRGRGGFKGHPPDLSGPRPRPSMVQKEWAGSSGMPPPRGPRPPQTTPKEKAKQVPLEPKSDPTKTSAPVDTLAALKNFAAK, encoded by the exons ATGGCGCCAGGTCGGAAACGTGGAGGTGGGATGAATCCGAGCCGCTGGCCTGGACCTGGGTTCGAGATGAACTCCGCCGTTCCTCCGCCACATGACAGGAGTTGGCCTGACCCGCCCCGAGGGGGATTTCGTGATTGTCCCGGTCCCGGATTTCGGGACGCGCCCATGATAATGGGACCATACGATCCGAATGATGAGATTGGGTCGGGGATCCCACCGGCACCTTACGAACCATATGATGTTATGCCTCCCGGACCTTATGATCCATATGACTTGAGACCACCTCCGGGGCCAGTCAACCCTATGCTGAGGGATGCTGAGTACCGTTTTAGAGAAGACTTAGAACTCGACAGAGCAATGATGCGCGAAACCTCAGAGTTCTTAATTAACGGCCACCCAGTGAATGAGCGATGCTTTCCAGTGCTAGAATTTGATCACAGTCCAGAGCTGCTTTTGATTCCGAACCGAGGTTTCAGACAAATGGATGAACGTGGTCCTATGGAACGTGGTTATTTTCCGCCAGTGGACAGTCAC GTCAGTCTTGGATTTGGACGAGGCAGAGGAGGATTCAAGGGACACCCACCAGACCTAAGTGGACCAAGACCTAGGCCATCAATGGTTCAAAAGGAGTGGGCTGGCTCATCT ggaatGCCTCCACCCAGAGGCCCAAGACCACCTCAGACAACTCCtaaagagaaagcaaaacaagTGCCTCTAGAGCCCAAAAGTGACCCTACTAAAACCTCGGCGCCAGTTGACACTTTGGCTGCCCTGAAAAACTTTGCTGCTAAGTAA